The genomic window AAAATACGGATACAACCAAAGATCACTATCGTCCAGAACCGGCTACCATCATGGCCGTTTTGACGGTATAAAAATGTCGGGAATTTCCATCATTAAGTTAAAAATCAACTGTTAATGTTGGGAAAAGACAACAAATCAAAAATATCTTGCAATTATTTCTGGAATTATGAAAGGAAGTTTATGCGTTTCCGTTTTCCGAAAACCAAATACATTTTTATGTTGTCAGATAAACTTTAATTTTATAAAAGCAGCTGTTATGGGCTGCCCTTTTATTCAAATCGGTTTCTATTGTCATTTAGCCATTGTTTTTCGGTGTCCCACAAAAGTTCCCATTTAACTGTCATGAGAGTATTGTATAATTTTCTTATGCTCTCAATTTCTTTCGAATATTCAGCAAGAAAATTCATAGCTACTGTCAACTCTGTATTGTTTTTAGAAAGGATAAATTGAATTATTCGCTTTTTGGCTACAAGTTCTTTAACTCGTTTTTCAACAAATGGAACTACATTTTTGTCGCCATACTTTACTACTCCTTCAAGTCCAAGATACTTCAACTTTCCTTTTTCGAGATTTTCTATAAACAAAGTTAATAACGTCTTGTCTGATAATTTGAGAACAGCTCCAAGTGCAGTAGCTGCAACATCTTGTTTTTTATTTTCAACCAATTTCAAGAGATGTTGTATACTCTTAGATGTCCCAATAGTTCCGATAGTGGCGTTTGCATAGGTCAATTGATAATGGTCTGTGCTTGTCGTAATGATTTCTATTAATTTATCTTCGGCTTTTGAATTGTCTGCATTCTTCAAACAATTTATTGCACCGTCTCTGACTAAATGCTTTTTATAAGTCGTAAGTGCAAGAATATTATCAATGTTTATATCACTTGGAATTTTATTTTTTAAGCATTCGATGTTCCATAAAATTGTATACAACGTCCATTCTTTTTTCTCAGTTGCTAGTCTGTCTATACAATATGTCAATATTCTTGCTTCACCTGTGTTTGAGTAAATATAGAATAGGACATTGTATGCATTCTTTTTTAAATCTTCATTATTAGTTTTCTCAATAAATGCCTTTAATTGTTCAATGTATTCAAGATTGTTGATTTGTCTTGCTTCATCATTTGCTTTTTTAAAAGTAGCATCAGGGTTTGATTGCCGTCCGCCACTTGGCATATCAACCATATCGTCTGAACGGTCAGCCATTCTTTCTAATAAGTCTTGAAGATATTTATCCATTGTCGTCGTCTCTTTAGGGTTGCCCATAACGTCTTAGCGTTATATTCATCGTACCCTCACAAAAATACAAAAAAATCATAATGAATAAAATTTTGTTGGCTGTTAATCGAAGCGACTCAGGAATGATGAATAATACCGACGAGAATTATATTGTAGTCCAAATAATTCTGTCGGCATTTACCAATTAATGAAATACATAATATTCTTTTGGACTATCATGTATTTCAAATTGGTATAATCAGCCAGCCTTGTGCTGAGCCTGAAGCCTGCCCAGAGCCCGACGAATGGAAGCATGGCGGAGGACTAAGCTGCCTGCTATGGGATGAAAAGCAATATTGCAAACTCAGATTTTTCGCACCCCTCACTCCACTACATTCCGCGTCATGTCAACTTTGAGCATGATGCCGATGCCGCTTTCGCTGACTTCAGGCAAATGAACCAAATTGATAAAAACAATCACTTCTTTTTTTTGTTTTTATCCGGCAAGCCCAATGTGGATTTTGCATTTAATGCACTCACAACTTTTTTACCTGTTTTGGCTTCCAACTCCTTTTTTGCCACTTTAGCAACGTTGCCACCTTGCTTTGCCACTTCCCTGCTTTCTTCAAAATCTTTGGGCTGCACCGCTTCTGAGATGTCTTTGGTTGAAGCTTCGGCCAGCATGTTTAAAATCAATTCGGTATTGGTCATGTTGTCTCGCAGGTTTTCCTTTTTCAAACCTTTCAGAATTTTATATTCTTTGGTGGTTTTATCTGCCCATGCTTTTGTGATAATATCCGTAAGGGCAGCAAACTGAACGCCTTCTGTAAGTCCACGTTTTTTCCATTCATTGGTGAGTTCCTTACGAATCTCAATGCTTTTAAGTCGTTGGTTAATCCAGTTTTCCGAATAGCCCAAATTCAAATATTGCTCCAATGCTCTGTCAATGCTGAGCTCAGGGTCTTGCATCTCGTCCAGTCGCTCTGCAGCTATCTGAGCAAGCCACTGTTTAAAAGGTTCTGCTTTTGGTGATGGGATTGATTGTATTAACCGGAAAAGCTGTTCGGTATCAGCTACATCGGTCAATCTCATTTTGCCGTCAGGGGCCGACATTTTCAAACCGTTACAATTTGTAACGGTTTCATTTCCCTCGTCTTTGAGTCTCTTTTTTAACACACGCCAATACACCTGAGGGTTAGGGCTATCAGTCAAAACAGCAATAACATCCACAATTGACAAATACCATTTTTCATGTTCCGCATCCCAAAGGGTTCTAACCTTTTTGTCCTCAAATATTTTTATTTCGTTGCCCTTTTTCATATTGGGGTATTTTTAAAGTCAATTATCAGTTATCTTCATTTTGTTTTTTCGTATTTCCATGTCGTAATTTCACGTTCTCCCACAAAAATACAAAAAATCATAATGAATAAAATTTTGTTGGTTGTTAGTCGAAGCGACTAAGGAATGATGAATATTCCGCCAGCCTTGTGCTGAGCTGAAGCCTGCCCTGAGCCCGACGAAGGGAAGCATGGCGGAGGACTGAGCCGCCTGCTATGGGAATAATAGATGTTTCGTTTTAGTTTGTTTAGTTTATACTGTCACGGATTAAAAATTTGCGACAGCGGAAGAGATAGGACAAGTGGTCACGCGTCGGGAGACGCGCGCCCAATGTATTTAGACAGGCTGTTGCGGTTTTTCAGTAGATACCGGTTGAGTCTCAATAGCTGTATCTCTATCAGTGACCGGGAACTCAATAGTTGAAAGTTTATCAGGTTCGTAAAGTAAAAAGGCGCTTTAAGATATTTTCGCACCATGATACCTCCGTTGCATCACTTCTCTGCGTCTCTGGTCCGCCTTCGTCGGACTAAACTCTCCTCCGCGCGCCATTGTCCACTGAATGAGCCTTCCTCGCAGATGAAGGGTGATTCTCACTTGTCCGCCCATCATGTCACGGCAGTGACTGATGCTGGCGGGTTAGCGTCAATCAGACCTGCTGAGGGGAAGAAGATTATTTTAGCGTAAATAAGCGCTGATTCGCGGAAGAAAAAGCGGTCCGGATTTATCAGAAGAACGGCTTTCTGTTTTCCGGAATTTCCGGATTGTTTTCATAATGAACTTCAGAAAGAAACAAGCCATGTGCGGGAACAGATGCGCCCGCCTGACTGCGGTCAAGCGAGTGTAATATTTCACCGATGCTTTCTGAAGAAATTCGTCCTCGGCCGATGTCGAGCAGGGTGCCGGTGATGGCTCTGACCATGTTGCGTATAAATCGGTCTGCGCTGATTTCAAAAACAATCATATCATCCCTGACAATAATTTCTGCAGATTGCACATTGCAAATTCCGTTGTTCTGTCCGCCATGCAATTTTGCAAACGAAGTAAAGTCATGTGTGCCGACTAATGCTGACGCAGCTTTTTGCATTTTATCCATATCAAGCGGATAGGGGACCATGTATGCGAAGCGTGATAGAAAGGGATTCCTGCGCTTTAGCATAATGTAGCGGTATGTTCTTTTTGTTGCTGAAAAGCGTGCATTCCAATCGTCGGGAGCAGCAAACAAATTGAACACATGAATGCCTGAATTTATCATTGCATTCCAGTGATAAACAATTTCTTCGGTGTTTGCAATGGGTTCGCTATCGAAATGTGCAAAAAAATTGAATGCGTGAACACCCGTATCCGTCCGCCCGCAGCCAGTTACAGCTGTTTCAGTTTTCAAGAGAATCGAAAGTTTTTCTTCGAGTTCCTGTTGAATACTCATGGCGTTTATTTGCCGCTGCCAGCCTGCATAATCAGTACCATCGTAGCAAAGATGAACGCCGTATCGCATATGGCAGAATTATTTTACAAACTGAATCCGATGAACTGTTGATCCCGATGAAAGCTCAATCCAATACACACCTTTGGACAAATATTCAAGATTCATTATGCAACGATTTTCACCTGATGTTGCTTCGAATGTTTGTGTTGTATTCAGCTTTCCATCTGTTCCGAAAATACGGATCTGGTATGTTTCGCTTGTGTGTGTAGTAAATTCAAGTGTGATGAAATCATCCTGCACCGGATTCGGGAAAAGCTTTATGTGATTTTCTGCTTCTGAAATACCGTCGGGAATAATTACAACCTGCTGCATGATGGTGTCGCTGCCGCATCCGTTGGAGACAATCAGCGTGACCCAGTAGGTCCCATCGCCGCTGTAAACATGATCCGGATTTTGTTGCACCGATGTCGAACCATCGCCGAAATTCCAGATCCAGTTTGCTAAAGTACTTCCATTTCCATCGGATTGATCCGTAAAAGCGGTCGTTTGTGCCGGAGCTCCTGTCACTACATCAAATGCCGCTGTGGGGCGAGACTCGATATAAATTTGCTGAGAACTTGTATCGGAAAAACCAAGGTTGGAAACTACAATGAGTGTTACGTTAAACAAACCCGAATCGGCATAGGTATGCGCAGGATTCTGTGTTGTTGAAGTTGCACTGCCATCTCCGAAATCCCAGGCCCAGCTTGTGATTGATCCGGTAGCAACCGATGATTGATCGCTGAACAATGTTGTGCTTCCTACGCAGAATTGCGAAGCTGAAAAATCGGAATAAGGTGCATTACTTATAATAATCTGCTGCGTGGTGGTATCCGGCGAACAGCTGCCTGTCCCGGTTACGATCAACGTAACAATGTATGTTCCGGTCGATGCATATATGTGATCCGGGTTTTGCATTGTCGATGTTTGTCCGTCGCCGAAATTCCATGAATACGCAACTGCATTGGTTGACGTGCTTGTAAAGTCAGCTGAATTCCCGTTTACAATGGCTGAGAACGATGCAACCGGTTGTTGGTAAATGGTGGCTGTTGCTGCTGTGCGCGCGCTCGAACAGGTTTCGTTTGTCTTCACTATCCAGTCGAAGAAAAAATAGAAATAAGATTGATTCTGATTGTTACCTGTGATTGAAATAGTGTTTGCAATGGTGTATGGGTACGATGGATTGCTGCCGATGTACAAATTGTTTCCTGTTCCTGTTTTGAGGCCAAGTCTGTAACCGGTACCAACGGGAATGTCAAAATCGAGTGTAACGAGATATGGATTTTGAGCAGTTGGAATATTCACAACAACCGAGTCAAGCGTAGTGCCCGCACTGTTTTGCAAATAAATTGTCCGTGAGCCAACAGTGTTTACATACACTTTCACCGATTCGAGGCGGATGGGCTGCATGACATCAAAAATCATGTAACGATAAGCATTTGTGCTGGTAAAATACTGTCCACCGCCAGTATTATCAGTCATGCCCGTATGCTGGGCCGCACCAATTGTCACAGATTCCGAAGCTACATAATAAGTTGTGGTGGTACTGATTGATGGAGTATTGAAAGTGGTTCCTGTGCCAACAGCAGTTCCGCCGATGGCTGAGGTGTACCAATTCAGTGTGCTGCCGCCAGCAGCTGATAATGCAACCGATCCACTTCCGCAACGCGTAGCACCGGTGGCAGTAGGTGCTGTTGGCATATTTACGGAAACGTACGATGACTTTGTTTCGCTGTCACTGCCTGCACAGGCGTTAATTGTGAGCTGTACAGTAAAGGTGCCATTTGAAGCATAGGCGTGTTGCGGATTTTCGAGTGTCGAGGTTTGTCCGTCACCGAAACTCCAAAGGAATGAACAACCAGCAGGATAGGTTCCTGTATTGGAAAACTGAACCATCCCTGTGCAGGTTGAAGTAACATCAGCTGCGAAATTGGCTACAGGTGTAAGTGGCACCAGTACAACGTTGCGTGTTGTTGCAGTTCCATTGGTTACCGCTATATTCGTAATTGTTTTGGAAGTATAGCCTGGTGCCGAATAAGTGATACTGTAGGTTCCGGTATTTACGTATTTGTGATAATTGCCGACTGGCAGCGCGGAATATACATGAGAACTATCGTTGGCCTGATCGTAACTGTTGGCGAAAACTTTTGCGCGAATGGGCATACCGGAGCATGAATCAGTTATCAGGCCGCGAATTCCGTACAAACTTTCTTCCATATAATCGAGAAGTGACTGGTAATTGGTGTTCCACATGCCATTCAGGTTCTCAGTTTCCGTCGTTTTTACACCATCGAGTTCAATGGTAGCTTCGCGACATTGATGGAAGT from Bacteroidetes bacterium GWF2_43_63 includes these protein-coding regions:
- a CDS encoding antirepressor, whose protein sequence is MKKGNEIKIFEDKKVRTLWDAEHEKWYLSIVDVIAVLTDSPNPQVYWRVLKKRLKDEGNETVTNCNGLKMSAPDGKMRLTDVADTEQLFRLIQSIPSPKAEPFKQWLAQIAAERLDEMQDPELSIDRALEQYLNLGYSENWINQRLKSIEIRKELTNEWKKRGLTEGVQFAALTDIITKAWADKTTKEYKILKGLKKENLRDNMTNTELILNMLAEASTKDISEAVQPKDFEESREVAKQGGNVAKVAKKELEAKTGKKVVSALNAKSTLGLPDKNKKKK
- a CDS encoding tRNA pseudouridine(38-40) synthase TruA; the encoded protein is MRYGVHLCYDGTDYAGWQRQINAMSIQQELEEKLSILLKTETAVTGCGRTDTGVHAFNFFAHFDSEPIANTEEIVYHWNAMINSGIHVFNLFAAPDDWNARFSATKRTYRYIMLKRRNPFLSRFAYMVPYPLDMDKMQKAASALVGTHDFTSFAKLHGGQNNGICNVQSAEIIVRDDMIVFEISADRFIRNMVRAITGTLLDIGRGRISSESIGEILHSLDRSQAGASVPAHGLFLSEVHYENNPEIPENRKPFF